The following nucleotide sequence is from Pirellulaceae bacterium.
CGCTGATCATGGCCGGTTCCTATCTGATTGAGTTTGTTTTCAATATCGATGGGTTGGGCTACTTGGGATTCAATGCAATCGTGCAGCGTGACTATGCGGTGGTGATGGGGATACTGGTCATCAATACGCTGTTGACTTTGTTTGGGAATATCTTCTCAGATGTTCTTTACGCCGTGATTGATCCACGGATTCGCTTCGATTGAGTAGATGGGACCTTAGGGTGGCAAAAGAGAAATCGGCTTCTCTACTACGATTGCGGATTCGGAAATTCCGCCGTTTAAAACGAGGCTATTACAGCTTTCTGTTCCTGTTTGGGCTGTATGTGATTTCGTTTTTTCTGCCATTCATCATGGGCTATCGACCGATCGTTGTGAAATATGACGGGCATTATTACTTTCCAGCAGCCGCGTCTTACGTTCGTGATACGTTTGGAATCGGACGTAGTAGGGTTTATCTCGCTTCCGAATTAGGACAGCAAGAGGTCAATGGCCAACCTGTTTTTGGTGAGGCCGAATTTCGAGCTTTGCAGAAACAATACAAAAAACAGGATGAGGGAAATTGGTTGATTATGCCACCCATTCCCTATGGTCCCACGGAGCAATTTTTGGAAGCGGATGGGGTGCCTCCCTACCCGCCATCGCGTGCCCACTGGATGGGGACGGATGGTTCCGGCCGCGACGTCTTGGTTCGATTGGCTTACGGCTATCGTGTTTCGATCTCCTTTGCTTTGTTGGTGACGATCTTTGGGTACACGCTGGGCACGCTTGTCGGAGCCTTTCTCGGCTTCTATGGGGGGTGGCTCGATATCCTCGGGTTACGGTTTGTCGAGATTTGGGGTTCCGTGCCATTTCTCTATACTGTGATCATTCTGGCTTCGATTTTTCAGCCCAGCTTTACGCTGCTTGTCTCGATTTTGGCAGCCTTTGGTTGGCTGGGGATTGCCTATTACATTCGAGGTGAATTCTATCGGGAGAAAAATAAGGACTATGTGGCGGCTGCTATTGCCGTGGGTGAGAGCAACTGGACGATCATCCGAAAGCACATTTTGCCCAACGCATTGACTCCGATTATCGCTTTTGCTCCCTTTGCAATTGTGGGCATGATCAGTGCCTTGGTGTCGCTTGATTTTTTGGGATTTGGCTTGCCGGTCCCCACCCCAAGTTGGGGTGAATTGTTGCGTCAAGCCAAGGATGGCGGCATGCAGGCGTGGCACATTGTTGTGTTCCCACTGGGCGCCTTG
It contains:
- a CDS encoding ABC transporter permease subunit; this encodes MAKEKSASLLRLRIRKFRRLKRGYYSFLFLFGLYVISFFLPFIMGYRPIVVKYDGHYYFPAAASYVRDTFGIGRSRVYLASELGQQEVNGQPVFGEAEFRALQKQYKKQDEGNWLIMPPIPYGPTEQFLEADGVPPYPPSRAHWMGTDGSGRDVLVRLAYGYRVSISFALLVTIFGYTLGTLVGAFLGFYGGWLDILGLRFVEIWGSVPFLYTVIILASIFQPSFTLLVSILAAFGWLGIAYYIRGEFYREKNKDYVAAAIAVGESNWTIIRKHILPNALTPIIAFAPFAIVGMISALVSLDFLGFGLPVPTPSWGELLRQAKDGGMQAWHIVVFPLGALFLTLQLIVFIGEAVREAFDPKVFSRLR